Proteins from a genomic interval of Streptomyces sp. NBC_01445:
- a CDS encoding primosomal protein N' has protein sequence MSSENGQGDGGGEGAPPEQLALIRESVRQAKVPRAKPRTWRGAALAKELPVARVLVDKGVLHLDRYFDYAVPEELDADAQPGVRVRVRFGAGKHSVRDGRREGGGLIDGFVVARVAESEYQGPLAALAQVVSPEPVLGEELLGLARAVADRYAGSLADVLQLAVPPRNARAEKKPSPEPLPPPSAPDAGSWRRYERGPGFLDALASGGAPRAVWNALPGPEWADEVARAVAATLSSGRGALVVVPDGRAVARVDAALSTVLGEGRHAVLTADAGPEKRYREWLGVRRGAVQAVVGTRAAMFAPVRDLGLVVIWDDGDSSHAEPHAPQPHARDVLLLRAAHDKCAFLLGSWSCTVEAAQLVESGWAAPLIAGREQVRGAAPLVRTVGDGDLARDEAARAARLPTLAWQVVREGLKSGPVLVQVPRRGYVPRLACERCREPARCRHCAGPLEASEGTAALKCGWCGQEESAWQCQECGGFRLRAQVVGARRTAEELGRAFPAVPVRTSGREQVLDTVPGAPALVVSTPGAEPVAEGGYAAALLLDGWAMLGRPDLRAGEDALRRWIAAASLVRPQGTGGTVVIVAEPTLRPVQALVRWDPVGHAVRELSERAELGFPPVSRMAAVSGAPEALAGFLAAVELPGDAEVLGPVPVPDAAPGPSRRPGAPPPGEHWERVLVRVPPGSGAALASALKHAQAARMARGGTEPVRVRVDPPDIG, from the coding sequence GTGAGCAGCGAGAACGGGCAGGGCGACGGCGGTGGTGAGGGTGCGCCGCCCGAGCAGCTTGCGCTGATTCGGGAGAGTGTGCGGCAGGCCAAGGTGCCGCGGGCCAAGCCGCGTACGTGGCGGGGGGCCGCGCTCGCCAAGGAGCTGCCCGTGGCCCGGGTGCTCGTCGACAAGGGCGTGCTGCATCTCGACCGGTACTTCGACTACGCGGTGCCCGAGGAGCTCGACGCCGACGCGCAGCCGGGCGTGCGGGTGCGGGTGCGGTTCGGCGCCGGGAAGCACTCCGTGCGGGACGGGCGCCGCGAGGGGGGCGGGCTGATCGACGGGTTCGTCGTCGCGCGGGTCGCCGAGTCCGAGTACCAGGGGCCGCTGGCCGCACTCGCGCAGGTCGTGTCGCCCGAGCCCGTGCTCGGGGAGGAGCTGCTCGGCCTCGCCCGCGCCGTCGCCGACCGGTACGCGGGAAGCCTCGCCGACGTGCTCCAGCTGGCCGTCCCGCCGCGGAACGCGCGCGCCGAGAAGAAGCCGTCGCCCGAGCCGCTCCCGCCCCCGTCGGCGCCGGACGCGGGGAGCTGGCGGCGGTACGAGCGCGGGCCGGGCTTCCTGGACGCTCTCGCGTCCGGTGGCGCGCCCCGGGCCGTGTGGAACGCGCTGCCAGGACCCGAGTGGGCCGACGAAGTGGCGCGCGCCGTCGCCGCGACCCTCTCCTCCGGGCGCGGGGCCCTGGTCGTGGTGCCCGACGGGCGGGCCGTCGCGCGGGTCGACGCCGCGCTGAGCACCGTACTTGGCGAGGGACGGCATGCCGTGCTGACCGCCGACGCGGGTCCCGAGAAGCGGTATCGCGAGTGGCTCGGGGTGCGGCGCGGGGCGGTGCAGGCGGTCGTGGGGACGCGGGCCGCGATGTTCGCCCCCGTGCGGGACCTGGGGCTCGTGGTCATTTGGGACGACGGGGACTCCAGCCATGCGGAGCCGCATGCCCCGCAGCCGCACGCGCGCGATGTGCTGCTCTTGCGAGCGGCGCACGACAAGTGTGCCTTCCTGCTCGGGAGTTGGAGCTGCACGGTCGAGGCCGCGCAGCTCGTCGAGAGCGGTTGGGCCGCGCCCCTCATCGCTGGTCGTGAGCAAGTACGGGGCGCCGCACCCCTCGTACGGACCGTGGGGGACGGGGACCTCGCGCGCGACGAGGCGGCGCGGGCCGCGCGACTGCCGACGCTCGCGTGGCAGGTGGTGCGGGAAGGGCTGAAGAGCGGGCCGGTGCTGGTGCAGGTGCCGCGGCGCGGATACGTGCCGCGGCTCGCGTGCGAGCGGTGCCGCGAGCCCGCGCGCTGCCGCCACTGCGCCGGGCCCCTGGAGGCGAGCGAGGGGACCGCCGCCCTCAAGTGCGGCTGGTGCGGGCAGGAGGAGAGCGCCTGGCAGTGTCAGGAGTGCGGGGGGTTCCGGCTGCGGGCGCAGGTCGTGGGGGCGCGCAGGACGGCGGAGGAGCTGGGGCGGGCGTTTCCGGCGGTGCCGGTGCGCACGTCCGGGCGGGAGCAGGTTCTCGATACGGTGCCGGGGGCGCCGGCCCTCGTGGTGAGTACGCCGGGCGCGGAGCCGGTGGCCGAAGGCGGGTACGCGGCCGCGCTGTTGCTCGACGGCTGGGCGATGCTGGGCCGCCCCGACCTGCGGGCGGGGGAGGACGCGCTGCGGCGCTGGATCGCGGCGGCCTCGCTGGTCAGACCGCAGGGGACGGGCGGCACGGTGGTGATCGTGGCCGAGCCGACGCTGCGTCCCGTGCAGGCGCTGGTGCGGTGGGACCCGGTGGGGCACGCCGTGCGGGAGCTCTCCGAGCGGGCCGAGCTCGGCTTTCCTCCGGTGTCGCGGATGGCGGCGGTGTCGGGTGCGCCCGAGGCGCTCGCCGGGTTCCTGGCGGCGGTGGAACTGCCGGGTGACGCCGAGGTGTTGGGCCCTGTCCCGGTGCCGGACGCGGCGCCGGGACCGTCACGCCGTCCCGGTGCGCCGCCGCCGGGGGAGCATTGGGAGCGCGTCCTGGTCAGGGTCCCGCCCGGCAGCGGCGCGGCACTCGCCTCGGCGCTGAAGCATGCTCAGGCGGCCCGGATGGCCAGGGGCGGCACGGAGCCGGTACGGGTGCGGGTGGATCCGCCGGACATCGGCTGA
- the fmt gene encoding methionyl-tRNA formyltransferase, protein MKLVFAGTPEVAVPALDALIASDRHEVAAVVTRPDAPAGRGRRLVASPVAERAEEAGIEVLKPAKPRDEAFLARLREIAPDCCPVVAYGALLPKVALDVPARGWVNLHFSLLPAWRGAAPVQHAIMAGDEITGASTFLIEEGLDSGPVYGTVTEMVRPTDTSGDLLTRLAFAGAGLLSATMDGIEDGSLKAVAQPVDGITVAPKITVENAHVDWAAPALRVDRVVRGCTPAPGAWTVFRDERLKLIQAVPVPARTDLAPGELAVGKKNLYVGTGSYAVELLWVQAQGKKPMAAADWARGVRIAPGERLGGTDVG, encoded by the coding sequence ATGAAGCTCGTCTTCGCAGGCACCCCCGAGGTCGCCGTTCCCGCTCTGGACGCCCTGATCGCCTCCGACCGGCACGAGGTCGCCGCGGTCGTCACCCGGCCGGACGCTCCCGCGGGCCGCGGCCGCAGGCTCGTCGCCAGTCCGGTCGCCGAGCGTGCGGAGGAGGCGGGGATCGAGGTCCTGAAGCCGGCGAAGCCGCGCGACGAGGCATTCCTGGCCCGGCTGCGCGAGATCGCGCCCGACTGCTGCCCGGTCGTCGCCTACGGCGCGCTGCTGCCGAAGGTCGCCCTCGACGTTCCCGCCCGCGGCTGGGTCAACCTGCACTTCTCGCTGCTGCCCGCCTGGCGCGGCGCCGCCCCCGTACAGCACGCGATCATGGCCGGTGACGAGATCACCGGAGCGTCCACGTTCCTGATCGAGGAGGGGCTCGACTCCGGGCCCGTCTACGGGACGGTGACGGAGATGGTGCGGCCCACCGACACGAGCGGCGACCTGCTCACCCGGCTGGCCTTCGCCGGCGCCGGACTGCTCTCCGCGACCATGGACGGCATCGAGGACGGTTCCCTGAAGGCTGTGGCGCAGCCAGTCGACGGCATCACGGTCGCCCCGAAGATCACCGTCGAGAACGCGCACGTGGACTGGGCGGCGCCCGCCCTGCGGGTCGACCGCGTCGTCCGCGGCTGCACGCCCGCGCCCGGCGCCTGGACCGTGTTCCGCGACGAGCGCCTCAAGCTCATCCAGGCCGTCCCCGTCCCGGCCCGCACCGATCTCGCGCCCGGCGAGCTCGCCGTCGGCAAGAAGAACCTGTACGTGGGGACCGGGTCTTACGCGGTGGAGCTGCTGTGGGTGCAGGCCCAGGGCAAGAAGCCGATGGCCGCGGCCGACTGGGCGCGCGGGGTGCGGATCGCCCCGGGCGAGCGGCTGGGCGGGACCGACGTAGGCTGA
- a CDS encoding RsmB/NOP family class I SAM-dependent RNA methyltransferase, with protein MNDQPGRRPQKSGKPGTSGKQGKPYRRPQKDPVRYLAFEALRAVDERDAYANLVLPPLLRKAREKEGPEKFDARDAALATELVYGTLRRQGTYDAIVAACIDRPLREVDPPVLDVLNMGVHQLLGTRIPTHAAVSASVELARVVLGDGRAKFVNAVLRKVAQDDLDGWVEKVAPPYDEDAEDHLAVVHSHPRWIVSALWDSLGGGRAGIEDLLEADNERPEVTLVARPGRTTADVVLDEVGEESALPGRWSPYAVRLTEGGEPGSLDPVRTGRAGVQDEGSQLVAIALANAPLEGRDEKWLDGCAGPGGKAAMLAGLASERGAALLAAEKQPHRARLVANALAGNPGPYQVIAADGTRPPWGPGTFDRVLMDVPCTGLGALRRRPEARWRRRPEDLEGFAPLQRSLLTTALDSVRVGGVVGYATCSPHLAETRAVVDDVMKHHPGAELIDARPLLPGVPALGDGPDIQLWPHLHGTDAMYLALIRRTA; from the coding sequence TTGAACGACCAGCCCGGCCGGCGACCCCAGAAGTCGGGTAAGCCCGGCACCTCCGGGAAGCAGGGAAAGCCGTACCGCCGCCCTCAGAAGGACCCGGTCCGCTACCTCGCCTTCGAGGCGCTGCGGGCCGTGGACGAGCGCGATGCGTATGCGAACCTCGTGCTCCCGCCGCTGCTGCGCAAGGCCCGAGAGAAGGAGGGGCCCGAAAAGTTCGACGCCCGTGACGCCGCGCTCGCCACGGAGCTGGTCTACGGGACGCTGCGCCGGCAGGGCACGTACGACGCGATCGTCGCCGCCTGTATCGACCGGCCGCTGCGGGAGGTGGACCCGCCCGTTCTCGACGTGCTGAACATGGGCGTCCACCAGCTGCTCGGCACCCGGATCCCCACACACGCCGCCGTGTCGGCCTCCGTGGAGCTGGCGCGGGTCGTGCTCGGTGACGGGCGCGCCAAGTTCGTGAACGCCGTGCTCCGCAAGGTCGCGCAGGACGACCTCGACGGCTGGGTGGAGAAGGTCGCGCCCCCGTACGACGAGGACGCCGAGGACCACCTCGCCGTGGTGCATTCGCATCCGCGATGGATCGTGTCGGCGCTGTGGGACTCCCTCGGCGGGGGCCGCGCGGGCATCGAGGACCTGCTGGAGGCCGACAACGAGCGGCCCGAGGTCACGCTCGTGGCGCGGCCGGGCCGGACGACCGCGGACGTCGTCCTGGACGAGGTCGGCGAGGAGTCGGCGCTGCCGGGGCGCTGGTCGCCGTACGCCGTGCGGCTCACCGAAGGCGGTGAGCCCGGCTCGCTCGACCCCGTGCGGACCGGCCGAGCCGGTGTCCAGGACGAGGGCAGCCAGCTCGTGGCGATCGCCCTCGCGAACGCGCCCCTGGAGGGCCGCGACGAGAAGTGGCTCGACGGCTGCGCAGGACCCGGCGGCAAGGCGGCCATGCTCGCTGGCCTCGCCTCCGAGCGCGGCGCCGCCCTGCTCGCCGCCGAGAAGCAGCCCCACCGCGCCCGCCTCGTGGCGAACGCGCTCGCGGGCAACCCCGGCCCGTACCAGGTCATCGCGGCCGACGGGACCCGTCCGCCGTGGGGGCCCGGTACCTTCGACCGCGTCCTCATGGATGTGCCGTGCACCGGTCTCGGCGCGCTGCGCCGCCGGCCCGAGGCGCGCTGGCGGCGGCGGCCCGAGGACCTGGAGGGTTTCGCGCCGCTCCAGCGCTCGCTCCTGACCACCGCCCTCGACTCCGTACGGGTGGGCGGCGTCGTCGGCTACGCGACCTGCTCGCCGCACCTCGCCGAGACCCGCGCGGTCGTGGACGACGTCATGAAGCACCACCCCGGCGCCGAACTCATCGACGCGCGCCCGCTGCTGCCCGGCGTACCGGCGCTCGGGGACGGCCCCGACATCCAGCTCTGGCCGCATCTGCACGGCACGGACGCGATGTATCTGGCCCTGATCCGGCGCACCGCCTGA
- the rpe gene encoding ribulose-phosphate 3-epimerase, which translates to MAVQINPSILSADFARLAEEAKAVEGADWLHVDVMDNHFVPNLTLGVPVVESLARATDIPLDCHLMIGDADRWAPQYVEAGAGSVTFHAEAAAAPIRLAREIRAKGARASMALKPATPIEPYEDLLPELDMLLIMTVEPGFGGQAFLDLMLPKIRRTRELISKHGLELWLQVDGGVSASTIERCAEAGADVFVAGSAVYGAADPAQAVRALRTQAETVSAAAAWACGH; encoded by the coding sequence ATGGCCGTGCAGATCAACCCCAGCATCCTGTCCGCGGACTTCGCCCGCCTTGCCGAGGAGGCAAAGGCCGTCGAGGGCGCCGACTGGCTCCATGTCGACGTCATGGACAACCACTTCGTCCCGAACCTGACCCTCGGGGTGCCGGTCGTGGAGTCCCTGGCGCGGGCCACGGACATCCCGCTGGACTGCCATCTGATGATCGGGGACGCCGACCGCTGGGCCCCGCAGTACGTCGAGGCCGGCGCCGGCTCCGTCACCTTCCACGCGGAGGCCGCGGCCGCCCCCATCCGGCTGGCCCGCGAGATCCGCGCCAAGGGCGCGCGCGCCTCCATGGCGCTCAAGCCGGCGACCCCCATCGAGCCGTACGAGGACCTGCTCCCCGAGCTGGACATGCTGCTGATCATGACCGTCGAGCCGGGCTTCGGGGGGCAGGCCTTCCTGGACCTCATGCTGCCGAAGATCCGCCGCACCCGGGAGCTGATCAGCAAGCACGGCCTCGAACTCTGGCTTCAGGTCGACGGCGGCGTCTCGGCCTCCACCATCGAGCGCTGTGCGGAGGCGGGAGCCGACGTCTTCGTCGCCGGCTCCGCCGTCTACGGCGCCGCCGACCCCGCCCAGGCGGTACGTGCATTGCGCACGCAGGCCGAGACGGTGTCGGCCGCCGCGGCCTGGGCATGCGGCCACTGA
- a CDS encoding sugar-binding transcriptional regulator, with protein MNSSEEIAVSALSPGRSAMRMGPAELVQAAAMARRFYLEGKSKIQIAEEFGVSRFKVARVLETALERDLVRIEIRVPAELDAERSDALRARYGLRHAVVVESPAEAEESPDPENLGEVAADLLGELVSEGDVLGLAWGRSTIHMAAALDRLPPCTVVQLTGVYDAGTAERGSVEAVRRAAQVSGGEAHPIYAPMLLPDPATAAALRSQTGIARAFEYFDKVTVACVSIGSWEPGISTVHDMLSDEERAHYASLGVAAEMSAHLFDAEGRRVGRDLGERCITVEADRLRRIPEVVAIAGGQRKAAAIDAVLRSGLVTSLVTDTAAADFLLTAGPTPKPALNRADPDGV; from the coding sequence GTGAACAGCAGTGAGGAGATCGCCGTGTCGGCACTGTCGCCGGGTCGCTCAGCGATGCGGATGGGACCCGCGGAGCTGGTGCAGGCGGCGGCCATGGCCCGCCGCTTCTATCTCGAGGGCAAATCCAAGATCCAGATCGCCGAGGAGTTCGGCGTGAGCCGCTTCAAGGTGGCCAGGGTCCTGGAGACCGCGCTCGAACGTGATCTCGTACGCATCGAGATCCGCGTACCGGCCGAGCTCGACGCGGAGCGCTCCGACGCGCTGCGCGCCCGCTACGGCCTGCGGCACGCCGTGGTGGTCGAGTCCCCGGCCGAGGCCGAGGAGTCGCCCGACCCCGAGAACCTCGGCGAGGTGGCGGCCGACCTCCTGGGCGAGCTGGTCTCCGAGGGCGACGTGCTCGGCCTTGCGTGGGGCCGGTCGACCATCCACATGGCGGCCGCGCTCGACCGGCTGCCGCCCTGCACGGTCGTGCAGCTCACGGGCGTGTACGACGCCGGGACCGCCGAGCGTGGCTCCGTCGAGGCCGTGCGGCGCGCCGCCCAGGTCTCCGGCGGCGAGGCCCACCCGATCTACGCCCCGATGCTGCTGCCCGACCCGGCCACCGCGGCCGCGCTGCGCAGCCAGACGGGCATCGCCCGCGCCTTCGAGTACTTCGACAAGGTCACGGTCGCCTGCGTCTCCATCGGCTCCTGGGAGCCGGGCATCTCCACCGTCCACGACATGCTCAGCGACGAGGAGCGGGCCCACTACGCCTCGCTCGGCGTCGCCGCCGAGATGTCCGCGCACCTCTTCGACGCCGAGGGCCGCCGCGTCGGCCGTGACCTGGGCGAGCGGTGCATCACGGTCGAGGCGGACCGTCTGCGGCGCATACCGGAGGTCGTCGCCATCGCGGGCGGCCAGCGCAAGGCTGCCGCGATCGACGCGGTGCTGAGGTCGGGGCTCGTCACCAGCCTGGTCACGGACACGGCCGCCGCGGACTTCCTCCTCACGGCGGGTCCCACGCCCAAGCCGGCGCTGAACCGGGCCGACCCGGACGGCGTCTAG
- a CDS encoding ribonuclease domain-containing protein — protein MLPRLLTRLPDRLPALLLGALLAALALPATGCSAQDTRAAPGRSTPAWAHGMATVPESRLPAEARTTLGLIDKGGPFPYTKDGAVFGNFERELPRQSRGYYHEYTVPTPGERDRGARRFVTGQSHETYYTDDHYESFKAVLR, from the coding sequence ATGCTGCCGCGGCTTCTCACCCGCCTCCCTGACCGCCTCCCCGCTCTCCTCCTGGGGGCGCTGCTCGCCGCCCTCGCCCTGCCGGCCACCGGGTGCTCCGCACAGGACACCCGGGCCGCCCCCGGCCGCTCCACGCCCGCCTGGGCCCACGGCATGGCCACGGTCCCCGAATCCCGGCTCCCCGCAGAGGCCCGTACGACCCTCGGCCTCATCGACAAGGGCGGGCCGTTCCCGTACACCAAGGATGGCGCCGTCTTCGGGAACTTCGAGCGGGAGCTGCCCCGGCAGAGCCGCGGCTACTACCACGAGTACACCGTCCCCACACCCGGCGAGCGGGACCGCGGCGCCCGGCGCTTCGTCACGGGGCAGAGCCACGAGACGTACTACACCGATGACCACTACGAGTCGTTCAAGGCGGTGCTGAGATGA
- a CDS encoding barstar family protein, which produces MTGGPPDRIRVLDLEGVKDKAGFMDRCVRDLELPDWFGRNWDALFDVLTDVSFWPDGSDQALLLSVVGWRAYASARPEDWETALDVFTDAVDRRRGRNPRLVIALTLGGSDHAPSRPPV; this is translated from the coding sequence ATGACCGGAGGTCCTCCCGACAGGATCCGTGTCCTCGACCTCGAGGGCGTCAAGGACAAGGCCGGGTTCATGGACAGGTGCGTGCGCGACCTGGAGCTGCCGGACTGGTTCGGCCGCAACTGGGACGCGCTGTTCGACGTCCTGACCGATGTCTCCTTCTGGCCCGACGGCAGCGACCAGGCGCTGCTCCTGTCCGTCGTGGGCTGGCGGGCCTACGCCAGTGCCAGGCCCGAGGACTGGGAGACCGCGCTCGATGTGTTCACGGACGCGGTCGACCGCAGGCGTGGCCGGAATCCGAGGCTCGTGATCGCCCTGACCCTTGGAGGATCCGACCACGCCCCCTCCCGACCGCCTGTGTAA
- a CDS encoding GuaB1 family IMP dehydrogenase-related protein — MRFLNDIQPAYDLTYDDVFMVPSRSAVGSRQAVDLASPDGTGTTIPLVVANMTAIAGRRMAETVARRGGLVVIPQDIPIEVVTEVISWVKTRHLVLDTPIVLAPHQTVADALALLPKRAHNAGVVVDEEQRPVGVVTDADLTGVDRFTQLSEVMSKDLLLLDADIDPRDAFNKLDHANRRYAPAVGADGRLAGILTRTGALRATLYTPATDANGKLRIAAAVGINGDVAGKAKLLLDAGADTIVVDTAHGHQESMIAAIKAVRGLDPQVPIVAGNIVAAEGVKDLIEAGADIIKVGVGPGAMCTTRMMTGVGRPQFSAVLECAAEAKKYGKHVWADGGVRHPRDVAMALAAGASNVMIGSWFAGTYESPGDLQHDAQGRAYKESFGMASARAVRNRTSDESAYDRARKALFEEGISTSRMFLDPQRPGVEDLIDSVIAGVRSSCTYAGANSLAEFEEKAVVGIQSAAGYAEGKPLHASWS; from the coding sequence GTGCGTTTCCTCAACGACATCCAGCCTGCGTACGACCTGACCTACGACGACGTCTTCATGGTGCCGAGCCGCAGCGCCGTGGGTTCCCGTCAGGCGGTCGACCTCGCGTCCCCCGACGGCACCGGCACCACGATTCCGCTGGTCGTCGCCAACATGACCGCGATCGCCGGGCGCCGCATGGCCGAGACCGTCGCCCGCCGCGGGGGCCTTGTCGTCATCCCGCAGGACATCCCGATCGAGGTAGTCACCGAGGTCATCTCCTGGGTGAAGACCCGCCACCTGGTCCTCGACACCCCCATCGTCCTCGCCCCGCACCAGACCGTCGCCGACGCGCTCGCGCTGCTGCCCAAGCGCGCACACAACGCCGGTGTCGTCGTGGACGAGGAGCAGCGGCCCGTCGGCGTCGTCACGGACGCCGACCTGACCGGCGTCGACCGGTTCACCCAGCTGTCCGAGGTCATGTCCAAGGACCTGCTCCTGCTCGACGCGGACATCGACCCGCGCGACGCGTTCAACAAGCTGGACCACGCCAACCGCCGCTACGCCCCCGCCGTGGGCGCGGACGGCCGTCTCGCGGGCATCCTGACCCGCACGGGCGCCCTGCGCGCGACGCTCTACACCCCGGCCACCGACGCGAACGGCAAGCTCCGCATCGCCGCCGCCGTCGGCATCAACGGCGACGTCGCGGGCAAGGCCAAGCTGCTCCTCGACGCCGGCGCGGACACCATCGTGGTCGACACCGCGCACGGCCACCAGGAGTCGATGATCGCCGCGATCAAGGCCGTCCGCGGCCTCGACCCGCAGGTGCCCATCGTCGCGGGCAACATCGTCGCCGCCGAGGGCGTCAAGGACCTCATCGAGGCCGGCGCCGACATCATCAAGGTCGGCGTGGGCCCCGGCGCCATGTGCACCACGCGCATGATGACCGGCGTCGGCCGGCCGCAGTTCTCCGCCGTCCTGGAGTGCGCCGCCGAGGCGAAGAAGTACGGCAAGCACGTGTGGGCCGACGGCGGCGTCCGTCACCCGCGCGACGTCGCCATGGCGCTCGCCGCCGGCGCGTCGAACGTCATGATCGGCTCCTGGTTCGCGGGCACGTACGAGTCCCCGGGCGACCTCCAGCACGACGCCCAGGGGCGCGCGTACAAGGAGTCCTTCGGCATGGCCTCGGCTCGCGCCGTCAGGAACCGGACCTCCGACGAGTCCGCGTACGACCGTGCCCGCAAGGCGCTGTTCGAGGAGGGCATCTCCACCTCGCGCATGTTCCTCGACCCGCAGCGTCCGGGCGTCGAGGACCTGATCGACTCGGTCATCGCGGGCGTGCGCTCCTCCTGCACCTACGCGGGTGCCAACTCCCTCGCGGAGTTCGAGGAGAAGGCCGTCGTCGGCATCCAGTCCGCCGCCGGTTACGCGGAGGGCAAGCCGCTGCACGCCAGCTGGAGCTAG
- a CDS encoding amino acid permease yields the protein MLDHGAPPRTRTTETPTPGLGARLMRRKPVEALVAEGGQGEGGSLRRSLGMWQLTMISIGATLGTGIFVVLGEAVPKAGPAVTLSFVIAGLTALFSALSYAELAGTIPVAGSSYSYAYATMGELIAWICGWCLVLEYGVSVAAVAVGWGEYLNELLDGTIGVTIPDALSAPPGDGGIFNLPALIVVLLAMAFLLGGARESARANTIMVAVKIVALLLFCAIGIKGFQSGNYEHFMPLGMAGVSAAGATLFFSYIGFDAASTAGEEAKNPQRDLPRAIMLSLVIVTALYVLVAAVAVGARPWKQFNDSEAALAGIMKDVTGQSFWATLLAAGAVIAIASVVLTVLYGQTRILFAMSRDGLVPKVFSKVHPKTGAPRANTVIVSLFCGVLAAAIPLGQLADATSIGTLFAFALVNIAVVVLRRTRPEMKRTFRVPLSPILPALGFGFCVWMMGSLSTVTWVVFGVWMAVGLVFYFLYGARRSRLASAPAQEK from the coding sequence GTGCTCGACCACGGCGCACCACCGCGCACCCGAACAACCGAGACCCCCACCCCGGGCCTCGGCGCCAGGCTGATGCGGCGCAAGCCGGTAGAAGCCCTGGTCGCGGAGGGTGGCCAGGGTGAAGGCGGCAGTCTGCGCCGCTCGCTCGGCATGTGGCAGCTGACCATGATCAGCATCGGCGCCACGCTCGGCACCGGCATCTTCGTGGTGCTCGGCGAGGCCGTCCCGAAGGCGGGCCCAGCGGTCACCCTGTCGTTCGTGATCGCCGGTCTCACGGCCCTCTTCTCGGCGCTCTCGTACGCCGAACTGGCTGGGACCATACCGGTCGCGGGCTCCTCCTACTCGTATGCGTACGCAACGATGGGCGAGCTGATCGCCTGGATCTGCGGCTGGTGTCTGGTCCTCGAGTACGGCGTGTCGGTCGCGGCCGTCGCCGTCGGCTGGGGCGAGTACCTGAACGAGCTCCTGGACGGCACGATCGGCGTCACGATCCCCGACGCCCTGTCCGCGCCCCCTGGCGACGGCGGCATCTTCAACCTGCCGGCGCTGATCGTCGTGCTCCTCGCGATGGCGTTCCTGCTCGGCGGCGCCCGTGAGTCCGCCCGCGCCAACACGATCATGGTCGCCGTCAAGATCGTGGCGCTGCTGCTGTTCTGCGCCATCGGCATCAAGGGCTTCCAGTCCGGCAACTACGAGCACTTCATGCCGCTCGGCATGGCCGGAGTGAGCGCGGCCGGTGCGACGCTCTTCTTCTCGTACATCGGCTTCGACGCCGCCTCCACGGCCGGCGAGGAGGCCAAGAACCCGCAGCGCGATCTGCCGCGCGCCATCATGCTCTCCCTCGTGATCGTCACCGCGCTGTACGTCCTCGTGGCCGCCGTCGCCGTCGGCGCGCGCCCCTGGAAGCAGTTCAACGACTCCGAGGCCGCCCTGGCCGGGATCATGAAGGACGTCACCGGGCAGTCGTTCTGGGCGACGCTGCTCGCCGCCGGCGCCGTCATCGCCATCGCGTCCGTCGTGCTGACCGTGCTCTACGGCCAGACCCGCATCCTGTTCGCGATGTCCCGCGACGGCCTCGTGCCCAAGGTGTTCTCGAAGGTCCACCCGAAGACCGGCGCACCGCGCGCCAACACGGTGATCGTCTCGCTCTTCTGCGGTGTCCTCGCCGCCGCGATCCCGCTCGGCCAGCTCGCCGACGCGACCAGCATCGGCACGCTCTTCGCGTTCGCCCTGGTCAACATCGCGGTCGTGGTCCTGCGCCGCACACGCCCCGAAATGAAGCGCACCTTCCGCGTGCCGCTCTCGCCGATCCTGCCGGCGCTCGGCTTCGGGTTCTGCGTCTGGATGATGGGCAGTCTGTCCACCGTCACCTGGGTGGTCTTCGGCGTGTGGATGGCCGTCGGCCTCGTGTTCTACTTCCTTTACGGGGCCCGTCGCTCCCGACTCGCCTCCGCGCCTGCCCAAGAGAAGTGA
- a CDS encoding Lrp/AsnC family transcriptional regulator, with protein sequence MLNDLDERIVHALAEDARRSYADIGQLVGLSAPAVKRRVDRLRATGAITGFTVRVDPAALGWETEGFIEMYCRRNTSPEAIKRGLERYPEVASASTVTGDADAIVQVFASDMRHFERVLERIAGEPFVERTKSVLVLSPLMRRYTSGSPA encoded by the coding sequence TTGCTGAACGATCTCGACGAACGCATCGTGCACGCCCTCGCCGAGGACGCCCGCCGCTCCTACGCCGACATCGGCCAGCTCGTCGGCCTGTCCGCGCCCGCCGTCAAGCGGCGCGTGGACCGGTTGCGGGCCACCGGAGCCATCACGGGTTTCACGGTGAGGGTCGACCCGGCCGCGCTCGGCTGGGAGACCGAGGGGTTCATCGAGATGTACTGCCGCCGCAACACCTCGCCCGAGGCCATCAAGCGCGGCCTCGAGCGGTACCCCGAGGTCGCGTCCGCGTCCACCGTCACCGGTGACGCGGACGCGATCGTCCAGGTCTTCGCCTCGGACATGCGGCACTTCGAGCGGGTACTGGAACGCATCGCGGGGGAGCCGTTCGTGGAACGGACCAAGTCGGTGCTCGTCCTGTCGCCGCTGATGCGGCGCTACACGTCGGGCTCGCCCGCGTAA